A part of Lutra lutra chromosome 2, mLutLut1.2, whole genome shotgun sequence genomic DNA contains:
- the LOC125093643 gene encoding 60S ribosomal protein L23a-like yields MAPKAKKEAPAPPKAEAKAKALKAKKAVLKGVHSHKKKKIRTSPTFRRPKTLLLRRQPKYPRKSAPRRNKLDHYAIIKFPLTTESAMKKIEDNNTLVFIVDVKANKHQIKQAVKKLYDIDVAKVNTLIRPDGEKKAYVRLALDYDALDVANKIGII; encoded by the coding sequence ATGGCGCCGAAAGCTAAGAAggaagcccctgcccctcccaaagccgaagccaaagcaaaggctttgaaggccaagaaagcgGTGCTGAAAGGCGtccacagtcacaaaaaaaagaagatccgCACATCACCTACGTTCCGACGACCCAAGACTCTGCTTCTCCGAAGGCAGCCCAAATACCCTCGAAAGAGCGCccccaggagaaacaagcttgatcactatgccatcatcaagttccccctgactactgagtcagccatgaagaaaatagaagacaacaacacacttgtgttcattgtggatgtcaaggccaacaagcaccagatcaaacaggctgtgaagaagctctatgacattgatgtagccaaggtcaacaccttaatcaggcctgatggagagaagaaggcatacGTTCGGTTGGCCCTTGACTATgatgctttggatgttgccaacaaaattgggatcatctaa